In the genome of Myxococcus stipitatus, one region contains:
- a CDS encoding AAA family ATPase: protein MLVLPGYQDMRRIYRGHRYEVFRAWAPGGEARVLKVVREGPLAESSSGLLRHEHLMLGELRDIAGVARVVGMDSVAGLPALILEDAGPHDLREWLRRGALDVDIFLELAIDLAMSLGALHRQHVIHRDLNPANLVVAPGGRRLVMIDFDLATRVQGLVRWAGIPGGFEGTLRYIAPEQTGRMSRRVDHRADLYALGATFYEMLTGEPPFVSADAAELVHALLAQPPVPPVDKNPNLPVLLSDVVLRLLAKVPEERYQSAEALVEDLREIQRRWRGPGTPMAFELGRYDLARELGLPDRLYGRERERALVDAALTRARAGAREWVMLAGASGSGKTSLALSLREQVGPGRFLSGKSPELKGQTPYASLVEAVRGLVVSVLEQPPDEVDAWRQRLQAALGTQGRVLTELVPELERLIGEQPPVVPLGPREAGSRFLLVLQAFFRDLATADEPLVVFLDDLQWADAATLELLTRLSTDAELHHLLLLGAYRPGEWGPSHPLARLLASLSDAGDGPRKVELSPLDLPALTSLCSDTLRCDAERARPLASLVLEKTAGNPFSVGHFLRHLHRTGLLTYDLEEGSWSWDLARIEQAEVTDNVVELMLDSIRRLPGRTQRLLTVAACMRGQVDLWLLARVVDAPVEDTAGALWSAVRAGLLVPEGRGPRFQPPHPEPTPEGLTVRQATYRFAHDRVRHAAYSLLSEEERQSLHRALGRHLWESATAAEAEQRVCEVADHFHLGGDVVSSARERQWLSELNQRAGRKVRDASAFEAALAYLMRARSLLPEDAWSTQPQLMMRLHQDAAECAQLTGDRLLSERLIDTAMAHAVSPLDRADLYVLRMNASILARDHTAALRHAREGLRLFGVELPEGDATEAWQAELPQVEARWKARSEEELLSAPLMSLEADVGCMRLLMNAGIAAWFSDPPMFSFIYTRMLSLTMKSGNSVYSAFAYVCFGLIYGEARRDYAAGHPFGHLGMELSRRIADPREECRVLAAFLFYMRHWREPLRSSIPLLRRGIAAGLESGEPQYVAYLLASTSFTRLRLGTELDRVHAEVEAALAFDRKSGQRAMADLQLAVRQAVRCLQGRTRERQSYDDATFDTCAFLEQAKSDPTILGQYFILRLQTSYLLGDLAGAREMLRAAEPHLRFMPSLFNVTEHVFFGALVQSAGGDNGTEAERRARRAQVEEAWLRFRHWTANCPENFRHRHLMLSAERARLDGHFTEAAELLDEAIDRAREEGFAQDEALANTLAGRLYSALGRKRVAMLYLRAAREGYARWGAKSVVSALQEEFPDLQVVDPGLWDQAVTPTGDDFRGASLDLLSILKAAQSLSGEVALEQLLEKLMAVCLEVAGAQRGALALEEQGTLLLEAVGVVGEPMSRLHVPLAGSEQVPESLLGHAYRTGDAVVLGDAVHQGRFVSDTYVAKHRVKSALVVPIRRHARTMGVLYLENNLATHAFTPDRVRVLQLLSSQMAISLENSLLFEERKRAEEAVRFLAESSVVLAESFDFEVTLTRLARLSVSFLATVCSIDVVETSGGIRRLSTAHADPSFERIARELQESYTPHWDSSQPATQVLRTRQPLLIPVLTDEILERLCRDAHHIALIRAMKARTLMAVPLIARGRMLGVITLVSSVPGRRYGPADLDLAQDLARRAAIALDNARLYHESQEAIRLRDEFLSIAAHELYTPITALQLSVQGLARSEAPTRDAVQRTSRTTQAQTRRLAHLVDELLDVSRIQTGRLHLNLETVDLGAVVRDVMEGLSDAIRRAQSELILRLAPDCTGRWDRVRLEQVVTNLMSNALKFGAGHPIEVRLAQRDGRVSMDVIDQGIGIPAERLPHIFGRFERAVSSREYGGLGLGLYIVREIIAALGGQVRAESVLGEGSRFTVELPSEGPGDPARHASAKAP from the coding sequence ATGCTGGTGCTGCCCGGCTATCAGGACATGCGGAGAATCTACCGCGGCCACCGCTACGAGGTGTTCCGCGCCTGGGCGCCAGGGGGAGAGGCTCGGGTTCTGAAGGTCGTCCGCGAGGGGCCTCTGGCGGAGAGCAGCTCGGGCCTGCTGCGGCATGAGCACCTGATGCTGGGGGAGCTGCGCGACATCGCGGGTGTGGCCCGGGTCGTGGGGATGGACTCCGTCGCGGGCCTGCCGGCGCTGATTCTCGAAGACGCCGGACCGCACGACTTGCGCGAGTGGCTGCGCCGCGGCGCGCTGGACGTGGACATCTTCCTGGAGCTGGCCATCGACCTGGCGATGTCGCTGGGCGCGCTGCACCGTCAGCACGTCATCCACCGAGACCTCAACCCCGCCAACCTGGTGGTGGCCCCCGGGGGCCGCCGGCTGGTGATGATCGACTTCGACCTGGCCACGCGGGTGCAGGGCCTGGTGCGCTGGGCGGGCATCCCGGGCGGCTTCGAGGGGACCCTGCGCTACATCGCCCCCGAGCAGACCGGGAGGATGAGCCGGAGGGTGGACCACCGCGCGGACCTGTATGCGCTGGGCGCCACGTTCTACGAGATGCTCACGGGGGAGCCGCCCTTCGTGTCGGCCGATGCCGCGGAGCTGGTGCACGCGCTCCTCGCGCAGCCGCCCGTGCCGCCCGTCGACAAGAACCCCAACCTCCCCGTCCTCCTCTCCGACGTGGTGCTGCGGCTGCTCGCGAAGGTGCCCGAGGAGCGCTACCAGAGCGCGGAGGCGCTGGTGGAGGACCTGCGCGAAATCCAGCGCCGCTGGCGAGGGCCTGGAACCCCCATGGCCTTCGAGCTGGGCCGGTATGACCTGGCGCGCGAGCTGGGGCTGCCCGACCGCCTCTATGGCCGCGAGCGCGAGCGGGCGCTGGTCGACGCGGCGCTGACGCGTGCGCGGGCCGGCGCGCGGGAGTGGGTGATGCTGGCGGGCGCCTCCGGGAGCGGCAAGACGTCGCTGGCCCTCTCGCTGCGCGAGCAGGTGGGGCCGGGCCGGTTCCTCAGCGGCAAGTCGCCCGAGCTCAAGGGGCAGACGCCGTATGCCTCGCTGGTGGAGGCGGTGCGCGGGCTGGTGGTGAGCGTGCTGGAGCAGCCCCCGGACGAAGTGGACGCGTGGCGGCAGCGACTCCAGGCCGCGCTGGGCACGCAGGGGCGGGTGCTCACGGAGCTGGTGCCCGAGCTGGAGCGCCTCATCGGTGAGCAACCCCCCGTCGTCCCGCTCGGTCCTCGCGAGGCCGGCAGCCGCTTCCTCCTGGTGCTCCAGGCCTTCTTCCGGGACCTGGCCACCGCGGACGAGCCGCTGGTGGTGTTCCTGGATGACCTGCAGTGGGCGGACGCGGCCACGCTGGAGCTGCTCACCCGGCTGTCGACGGACGCGGAGCTGCACCACCTCCTGCTGCTGGGCGCCTATCGCCCGGGTGAGTGGGGCCCCTCTCATCCGCTGGCCCGGCTGCTGGCGTCGCTCTCCGACGCGGGGGACGGTCCACGCAAGGTGGAGCTGTCCCCGCTGGACCTGCCCGCGCTGACGTCGCTCTGCTCGGACACGCTGCGGTGTGACGCGGAGCGGGCGCGTCCGCTGGCCAGCCTGGTGCTGGAGAAGACCGCGGGCAATCCCTTCTCCGTGGGCCACTTCCTGCGGCACCTGCACCGCACGGGGCTGCTCACGTACGACCTGGAGGAGGGCTCGTGGTCCTGGGACCTGGCGCGCATCGAACAAGCGGAGGTCACCGACAACGTCGTCGAGCTGATGCTGGACTCCATCCGCCGGCTCCCCGGGCGCACGCAGCGGCTGCTGACGGTGGCCGCGTGCATGCGAGGGCAGGTGGACCTCTGGCTCCTGGCCCGCGTGGTGGATGCGCCGGTGGAGGACACGGCGGGGGCGCTCTGGAGCGCGGTGCGCGCGGGCCTGCTCGTGCCGGAGGGGCGCGGGCCTCGCTTCCAGCCGCCGCACCCGGAGCCGACGCCGGAGGGCCTGACGGTGCGACAGGCCACGTACCGCTTCGCGCATGACCGCGTGAGGCACGCCGCCTACTCGCTGCTGTCGGAAGAGGAGCGCCAGTCCCTGCACCGCGCCCTGGGGCGCCACCTCTGGGAGAGCGCCACGGCGGCGGAGGCCGAGCAGCGCGTGTGCGAGGTGGCCGACCACTTCCACCTGGGCGGCGACGTGGTGTCGTCCGCGCGCGAGCGCCAGTGGCTCTCCGAGCTCAACCAGCGCGCGGGACGCAAGGTGCGGGATGCGTCCGCGTTCGAGGCCGCGCTGGCCTATCTCATGCGCGCGCGCTCGCTGCTCCCCGAGGACGCCTGGAGCACGCAGCCGCAGCTCATGATGCGCCTGCACCAGGACGCGGCCGAGTGCGCGCAGCTCACGGGAGACCGCCTGCTCTCCGAGCGCCTCATCGACACGGCGATGGCGCACGCGGTGTCGCCGCTCGACAGGGCGGACCTGTACGTGCTGCGGATGAACGCCAGCATCCTCGCCCGGGACCACACGGCCGCGCTGCGGCATGCCCGCGAGGGCTTGCGGCTCTTCGGCGTGGAGCTGCCGGAGGGGGATGCCACGGAGGCGTGGCAGGCGGAGCTGCCCCAGGTGGAGGCGCGGTGGAAGGCGCGCTCGGAGGAGGAGCTGTTGTCCGCGCCGCTCATGAGCCTGGAGGCGGACGTGGGCTGCATGCGCCTCTTGATGAACGCGGGCATCGCGGCGTGGTTCTCCGACCCGCCGATGTTCTCGTTCATCTACACGCGGATGCTGAGCCTGACGATGAAGTCCGGCAACAGCGTGTACTCCGCCTTCGCCTACGTGTGCTTCGGCCTCATCTACGGCGAGGCCCGGCGCGACTACGCCGCGGGCCATCCCTTCGGCCACCTGGGCATGGAGCTGAGCCGCCGCATCGCCGACCCGCGCGAGGAGTGCCGCGTCCTGGCCGCGTTCCTCTTCTACATGCGGCACTGGCGCGAGCCGCTCCGCTCGTCGATTCCGCTGCTGCGCCGAGGCATCGCCGCGGGCCTGGAGAGCGGCGAGCCCCAGTACGTGGCGTACCTCCTGGCGAGCACCAGCTTCACGCGCTTGCGGTTGGGCACGGAGCTGGACCGCGTCCACGCGGAAGTCGAGGCGGCGCTGGCCTTCGACCGCAAGAGCGGCCAGCGCGCCATGGCGGACCTCCAGCTCGCCGTGCGCCAGGCCGTCCGGTGTCTGCAAGGCCGCACCCGCGAGCGGCAGAGCTACGACGACGCCACCTTCGACACCTGCGCCTTCCTGGAGCAGGCGAAGAGCGACCCGACCATCCTGGGGCAGTACTTCATCCTGCGCCTCCAGACGTCCTACCTCCTGGGAGACCTGGCCGGAGCGAGGGAGATGCTGCGCGCGGCCGAGCCGCACCTGCGCTTCATGCCGTCGCTCTTCAACGTCACCGAGCACGTCTTCTTCGGCGCGCTGGTGCAGTCGGCGGGAGGCGACAACGGCACGGAGGCGGAGCGGCGCGCACGCCGGGCCCAGGTCGAGGAGGCGTGGCTGCGCTTCCGGCACTGGACGGCGAACTGTCCGGAGAACTTCCGCCATCGGCACCTGATGCTGTCCGCGGAGCGCGCGCGCCTGGATGGCCACTTCACCGAGGCGGCGGAGCTGCTGGACGAGGCCATCGACCGCGCGCGCGAGGAGGGCTTCGCGCAGGACGAGGCGCTCGCCAACACCCTCGCGGGCCGCCTGTACAGCGCGCTGGGCCGCAAGCGTGTCGCCATGCTGTACCTGCGCGCCGCGAGAGAGGGCTATGCCCGCTGGGGCGCCAAGTCGGTGGTCTCCGCGCTCCAGGAGGAGTTCCCGGACCTGCAGGTGGTGGATCCCGGTCTCTGGGACCAGGCCGTCACACCCACGGGGGATGACTTCCGGGGCGCGTCGCTGGACCTCTTGAGCATCCTCAAAGCCGCGCAGTCGCTGTCGGGCGAGGTGGCGCTGGAGCAGTTGCTGGAGAAGCTGATGGCGGTGTGCCTGGAGGTCGCGGGCGCGCAGCGGGGCGCGCTGGCCCTGGAGGAGCAGGGCACGCTGCTGCTGGAGGCCGTGGGGGTGGTGGGGGAGCCGATGTCCCGGCTGCACGTGCCGCTCGCGGGCTCCGAGCAGGTGCCGGAGTCGCTGCTGGGCCATGCGTACCGCACGGGAGACGCGGTGGTGCTGGGAGACGCCGTGCACCAGGGCCGCTTCGTGTCGGACACCTACGTGGCGAAGCACCGGGTGAAGTCGGCGCTGGTGGTGCCCATCCGCCGGCACGCGCGCACCATGGGCGTGCTCTACCTGGAGAACAACCTGGCCACCCACGCCTTCACGCCGGACCGGGTGCGCGTGCTCCAGCTGCTGTCCTCGCAGATGGCCATCTCGCTGGAGAACAGCCTCCTCTTCGAGGAGCGCAAGCGCGCCGAGGAGGCCGTGCGCTTCCTCGCCGAGTCGAGCGTGGTGCTCGCGGAGTCCTTCGACTTCGAGGTCACGCTCACGCGCCTGGCGCGCCTGTCCGTGTCCTTCCTGGCCACCGTCTGCTCCATCGACGTGGTGGAGACCTCGGGCGGCATCCGCCGGCTCTCCACCGCGCACGCGGACCCCTCCTTCGAGCGCATCGCCCGGGAGCTGCAGGAGTCGTACACCCCGCACTGGGACTCCTCGCAGCCCGCCACCCAGGTGCTCCGCACCCGGCAGCCCTTGCTCATCCCGGTGCTCACCGACGAAATCCTGGAGCGGCTGTGCCGCGATGCACACCACATCGCGCTCATCCGCGCGATGAAGGCGCGCACGTTGATGGCGGTGCCGCTGATTGCGCGAGGCCGGATGCTGGGGGTCATCACGCTGGTGTCCTCGGTGCCGGGGCGGCGCTATGGCCCCGCGGACCTGGACCTCGCCCAGGACCTGGCGCGCCGCGCGGCCATCGCCCTGGACAACGCGCGGCTGTACCACGAGTCCCAGGAGGCCATCCGGCTGCGCGACGAGTTCCTCTCCATCGCCGCGCATGAGCTCTACACCCCCATCACCGCGCTCCAGCTCTCCGTGCAGGGACTGGCCCGAAGCGAGGCGCCCACGCGAGACGCCGTGCAGCGCACGTCCCGGACGACGCAGGCGCAGACGCGGCGGCTGGCGCACCTCGTCGACGAGCTGCTCGACGTCTCGCGCATCCAGACGGGGCGGCTCCACCTGAACCTGGAGACGGTGGACCTGGGGGCCGTGGTGCGGGACGTGATGGAGGGCTTGAGCGACGCCATCCGCCGCGCCCAGTCCGAGCTCATTCTCAGGCTGGCCCCGGACTGCACCGGCCGGTGGGACCGCGTGCGGCTGGAGCAGGTGGTGACGAACCTCATGTCCAACGCGCTCAAGTTCGGCGCGGGCCATCCCATCGAGGTGCGGCTTGCGCAGCGGGACGGACGGGTGTCCATGGATGTCATCGACCAGGGCATCGGCATCCCCGCCGAGCGACTGCCTCACATCTTCGGCCGCTTCGAGCGCGCCGTCTCCTCGCGCGAGTACGGAGGACTGGGGCTGGGGCTCTACATCGTCCGGGAGATCATCGCCGCGCTCGGAGGCCAGGTCCGCGCGGAGAGCGTGCTGGGGGAAGGCTCACGCTTCACGGTGGAGCTCCCCAGCGAAGGCCCTGGAGACCCGGCCCGCCACGCCAGCGCGAAGGCCCCCTGA
- a CDS encoding tetratricopeptide repeat protein, giving the protein MSVEQALPTTLPERAIEVDVGVALPIAFGGLRKVLRACEDSAPSVVRAVADAHPSEWNRLFPGSMQGVADLGDLALSPSERRLHRESEQTYWILSVAARAIVETLRSTGRALVLHGAGECDLVSLRGMMRAAEWARLDGLTGTLLFTGWQMRRPHCATVFEARRREYLDSLSKRLRAPTAEGTCTRSSREVEPAVDLEGRYLRLVVDAAEERATRVAAAIHGIRSCFFTTNYEGALLSAEQGLRLLGEDSDARLASRVAQAWESLDTGFVTPAIEIDRSSLGDVEELKALFHRSIGVVQVFTGSHDEALASFAQGLECRVPPEMRARLHMFRALTMTKRLGELPQARAEVAAGLAALAQGTAEDRALQEGWLRNVGALTWFLERKLDKALVEEKLAMRCVGELHDASATHLKINLISNASYLQESARQFTDAINTWRRFEGISERWGVNFSKHHRYRLAGLEFAAGSREDAIEHFQQAYASAEALRDSFHRQVIAAELGRVFLDAGQRSSAVDWFARAEQHAHDIGEPLMAAESLAGMGLAAERTDWAEPLRRALASSTWPKQTRALVDALARGDAAAIHALMPRPRTKLNRPFDSVSLY; this is encoded by the coding sequence GTGTCCGTGGAGCAGGCCCTCCCCACCACGCTCCCCGAGCGGGCCATCGAAGTGGACGTGGGGGTGGCGCTGCCCATCGCCTTCGGTGGATTGAGGAAGGTGCTGCGCGCTTGCGAGGACAGTGCCCCCAGCGTCGTGCGCGCCGTCGCGGATGCCCATCCGTCGGAGTGGAACCGGCTGTTTCCGGGCAGCATGCAAGGCGTCGCGGACCTGGGAGACCTGGCGCTCTCGCCCTCCGAGCGCAGGCTCCATCGTGAATCCGAGCAGACGTATTGGATTCTCAGCGTGGCCGCGCGGGCCATCGTCGAGACGCTGCGCTCCACCGGCCGCGCGCTGGTGCTGCATGGCGCGGGCGAGTGCGACCTGGTCAGCCTGCGCGGGATGATGCGCGCGGCGGAGTGGGCCCGGTTGGATGGGCTGACGGGCACGCTGCTGTTCACCGGCTGGCAGATGCGGCGGCCCCACTGCGCGACCGTCTTCGAGGCGCGGCGGCGCGAGTACCTGGACTCGCTGAGCAAGCGCCTGCGCGCGCCCACCGCGGAGGGCACGTGCACGCGCTCCTCGCGCGAGGTGGAGCCCGCCGTGGACCTGGAGGGGCGCTACCTGCGGCTGGTGGTGGACGCGGCGGAGGAGCGTGCGACGCGCGTGGCCGCCGCCATCCACGGCATCCGGAGCTGCTTCTTCACCACCAACTACGAGGGCGCGCTGCTGTCCGCGGAGCAAGGGCTGCGGCTCCTGGGGGAGGACTCGGACGCGCGCCTCGCCTCGCGCGTGGCCCAGGCCTGGGAGTCGTTGGACACGGGCTTCGTCACGCCGGCCATCGAAATCGACCGGAGCAGCCTGGGCGACGTGGAGGAGCTCAAGGCGCTGTTCCACCGGAGCATCGGCGTGGTGCAGGTCTTCACCGGCTCGCACGACGAGGCCCTGGCGTCGTTCGCCCAGGGGCTGGAGTGCCGGGTCCCTCCGGAGATGCGGGCGCGGCTGCACATGTTCCGCGCGCTGACGATGACCAAGCGCCTGGGCGAGCTGCCACAGGCCCGCGCCGAGGTGGCCGCGGGACTGGCCGCGCTGGCGCAAGGCACGGCGGAGGACCGCGCGCTCCAGGAGGGCTGGCTGCGCAACGTCGGCGCGCTCACGTGGTTCCTGGAGCGCAAGCTGGACAAGGCGCTGGTGGAGGAGAAGCTGGCCATGCGCTGCGTGGGGGAGCTGCACGACGCCAGCGCCACGCACCTGAAGATCAACCTCATCTCCAACGCCAGCTATCTCCAGGAGTCGGCGCGGCAGTTCACCGACGCCATCAACACCTGGCGGCGCTTCGAGGGCATCAGCGAGCGCTGGGGCGTCAACTTCTCCAAGCACCACCGCTACCGCCTCGCGGGGCTGGAGTTCGCGGCGGGCTCACGCGAGGACGCCATCGAGCACTTCCAGCAGGCCTACGCCAGCGCGGAGGCCCTGCGCGACTCCTTCCACCGGCAGGTCATCGCGGCGGAGCTGGGGCGCGTGTTCCTGGACGCGGGCCAGCGGTCGTCCGCCGTGGACTGGTTCGCGCGCGCCGAGCAACACGCGCACGACATCGGCGAGCCGTTGATGGCCGCCGAGAGCCTGGCCGGAATGGGCCTCGCCGCCGAGCGGACCGACTGGGCGGAGCCCCTGCGCCGGGCCCTGGCCAGCTCCACGTGGCCCAAGCAGACGCGGGCCCTGGTGGATGCCCTGGCCCGGGGTGACGCGGCGGCCATCCACGCGCTCATGCCGCGCCCCCGGACGAAGCTCAATCGCCCGTTCGACTCGGTCAGCCTGTACTAG
- a CDS encoding FAD-binding oxidoreductase codes for MSTGLDVLVLGAGVVGLSAARRLSATGARVTVLDAVDPGGRGSRAAAGVAIPSVRLYDDPVMLEFSRAGRAALTDDLGALPEGALLRRGQGILRIVADAKGQEALARKASGFPEEVGTWVDAARLVELEPALEGTPLLGAFESARGHMVDTEGYVNALLGAAARAGVRLRLGESARSVEETPHGIEVRTDREVLRADQLVVSAGPWSSTLVGLPALPLKPVRGQMLVVHEPGVFLSRVVSGPTYLAPWRAGEIVVGATEEEAGFVENVTPAGLLHLSATVAKLAPRLREARFVRAWAGLRSVTPDGRPYVGLFPGLRRTFVATGLGGQGILTGAHAAQALVELMAWGRGDLAAPFSPARMASRPPVGG; via the coding sequence ATGAGCACCGGCTTGGACGTCCTGGTCCTGGGAGCGGGAGTCGTGGGCCTGTCCGCCGCGAGGCGCCTGTCCGCGACGGGGGCTCGCGTCACGGTGCTGGACGCGGTGGACCCGGGAGGGCGCGGCTCGCGTGCGGCGGCGGGTGTGGCCATCCCCTCGGTCCGCCTCTACGACGACCCGGTGATGCTCGAGTTCTCCCGTGCGGGGAGGGCCGCCCTGACCGACGACCTGGGCGCGCTGCCCGAAGGGGCCTTGCTGCGGCGAGGGCAGGGCATCCTCCGCATCGTCGCGGACGCGAAGGGCCAGGAGGCCCTGGCGCGCAAGGCGAGCGGCTTCCCGGAGGAGGTGGGCACCTGGGTGGATGCCGCGCGGCTGGTGGAGCTGGAGCCCGCGCTGGAGGGGACGCCGCTGCTGGGCGCCTTCGAGTCGGCGCGGGGCCACATGGTGGACACGGAGGGCTACGTCAACGCGCTCCTGGGCGCCGCGGCGCGCGCGGGTGTCCGCTTGCGACTGGGAGAGTCCGCCCGCTCCGTGGAGGAGACACCGCACGGCATCGAGGTGCGCACGGACCGCGAGGTGCTGCGCGCCGACCAGCTCGTCGTGAGCGCGGGGCCGTGGTCCTCCACGCTCGTGGGCTTGCCCGCGCTGCCGCTCAAGCCGGTGCGGGGGCAGATGCTCGTGGTGCATGAGCCCGGCGTGTTCTTGTCGCGAGTCGTCTCCGGCCCCACGTACCTGGCGCCGTGGCGCGCGGGCGAAATCGTCGTGGGCGCGACCGAGGAGGAGGCGGGCTTCGTGGAGAACGTGACGCCCGCGGGCCTGCTGCACTTGAGCGCCACGGTGGCGAAGCTGGCGCCGCGTCTGCGCGAGGCGCGCTTCGTGCGGGCGTGGGCGGGGCTGCGCTCGGTGACGCCGGATGGCCGTCCCTACGTGGGGCTCTTCCCGGGGCTGCGGCGCACCTTCGTCGCGACGGGGCTGGGAGGGCAGGGCATCCTCACCGGCGCCCACGCGGCCCAGGCGCTGGTGGAGCTGATGGCGTGGGGGAGGGGAGACCTCGCCGCGCCCTTCTCGCCCGCGCGAATGGCGTCACGGCCGCCTGTTGGTGGATAG
- a CDS encoding lantibiotic dehydratase: MSERWTLGDVFVLRHAGFPFDWLESLGVSDAVVEEARQLLADERALVEVVRAQGDDSGSQALQDALERGLRPTLKPKHDPSLRESLERYLARRESLQERYAQERAALRPRLRERAADPAIQEAVFLSSPAMFDNVWARYLRGDERKDTSDARRVERQVYTYLQRFCAKNETTSFFGPISYGERTDEDGFDVRTVPSGDTRRRTFFSFWAVTELARAVGRERSVRAHLPLRLNPLFTVTPGRAACEALKLDVPLSESAERLLAVLKDHPTPAAAAKVLGSAVEDVERSALPLVKGALLLWGLPFRPNDFTTFESVRDAVAALPSELEARTRWLEKLDTLARLKAGFESADLSRRRVLLLELESHFTQATGKPARRGDGQVYADRLILYEEASSPFRLRFGRRFTEELEAALTGPLELSAAYGEKVQRGFREQVRDALGADERPLGLLDYAVRLRPDQVSGSRFSPVPPVLLDEDGARHRALPVDFLGASTPGGRYALPDVCLAAKRDGAGFEVMLARVHHHLLLRSWLSVFFPSRERYSAVASRWLEADPAARGLVGLSIRRRNKGFYVFPGRRLVYSVSDVLDVEEGALTPSDVKVVPTPQGPELVDLHGERLHLYLPLDDFSSYPPFAALAHPQVLHAPLRTKGSHLPRLSVGGAVYQRERWELSSARLAKASGFDLFLAAQRERQERGWPRFVFMRSSKERKPYLIDTSSPFALDLLSHLSREAERLSVEEMYPAPEQLWLRDSRGRYTCELRMQLTRWTAASPQAFQGKSL, translated from the coding sequence ATGAGCGAACGCTGGACCCTGGGGGATGTATTCGTGCTTCGGCACGCGGGCTTCCCCTTCGATTGGCTGGAGTCGCTCGGGGTGTCCGACGCGGTGGTGGAGGAGGCGAGGCAGTTGCTCGCGGACGAGCGCGCGCTGGTGGAGGTGGTGCGTGCGCAAGGCGATGACTCCGGGAGCCAGGCACTCCAGGATGCGCTGGAGCGTGGGCTTCGTCCCACGCTGAAGCCCAAGCATGACCCCTCCCTTCGTGAGTCGCTGGAGCGCTACCTCGCGAGGCGCGAGTCCCTCCAGGAACGCTACGCCCAGGAGCGGGCCGCCCTCCGCCCCCGGTTGCGCGAGCGCGCGGCGGACCCCGCCATCCAGGAGGCCGTGTTCCTCTCCAGTCCGGCGATGTTCGACAACGTCTGGGCCCGCTACCTGCGCGGAGACGAGCGCAAGGACACGTCCGACGCGCGCAGGGTGGAGCGGCAGGTCTACACGTACCTGCAACGCTTCTGCGCGAAGAACGAGACCACCAGCTTCTTCGGCCCCATCTCCTACGGCGAGCGCACGGACGAGGACGGCTTCGACGTGCGCACCGTGCCCAGCGGCGACACGCGCCGACGCACCTTCTTCTCCTTCTGGGCGGTGACGGAGCTGGCGCGCGCGGTGGGGCGTGAGCGCTCGGTTCGGGCGCACCTGCCACTGCGGCTCAATCCCCTCTTCACCGTGACGCCCGGCCGCGCCGCGTGCGAAGCGCTGAAGCTGGATGTGCCCCTGTCCGAGTCCGCCGAGCGGCTCCTCGCCGTGCTGAAGGACCATCCCACGCCCGCCGCGGCGGCGAAGGTGCTGGGGAGCGCGGTGGAGGACGTGGAGCGAAGCGCGCTGCCGCTGGTGAAGGGCGCGCTGCTGCTCTGGGGCCTGCCATTCCGCCCCAATGACTTCACCACGTTCGAGAGCGTGCGCGACGCCGTGGCCGCGCTGCCTTCGGAGCTGGAGGCGCGAACGCGGTGGTTGGAGAAACTGGACACGCTCGCGAGGCTGAAGGCCGGGTTCGAGTCGGCCGACCTGTCGCGCCGCCGGGTGCTGTTGCTGGAGCTGGAGTCCCACTTCACGCAAGCCACGGGCAAGCCCGCGCGGCGCGGTGACGGGCAGGTGTACGCGGACCGGCTCATCCTCTACGAGGAGGCCAGCTCTCCATTCCGTCTTCGCTTCGGGCGCCGCTTCACCGAGGAACTCGAGGCCGCGCTGACGGGCCCCCTGGAGCTGTCGGCCGCCTATGGCGAGAAGGTCCAGCGAGGCTTCCGAGAGCAGGTGCGCGACGCGCTGGGCGCGGACGAGAGGCCGCTCGGCTTGCTGGACTACGCGGTGCGCCTGCGGCCCGACCAGGTCTCCGGAAGCCGCTTCTCCCCCGTGCCACCCGTGCTCCTGGACGAGGACGGTGCACGTCACCGCGCCTTGCCGGTGGATTTCCTGGGCGCGTCCACGCCGGGAGGCCGGTACGCGCTGCCCGATGTCTGCCTCGCCGCGAAGCGGGACGGCGCGGGCTTCGAGGTGATGCTGGCGCGTGTGCACCACCACCTGCTGCTGCGAAGCTGGCTGAGCGTCTTCTTCCCGTCGCGAGAGCGCTACTCGGCGGTGGCCTCGCGGTGGCTGGAGGCGGACCCCGCGGCGCGAGGCCTCGTCGGCCTGTCCATCCGTCGCCGCAACAAGGGCTTCTACGTGTTTCCGGGCCGGCGGCTCGTCTACTCGGTGTCGGACGTGCTCGACGTCGAGGAGGGGGCCCTCACGCCCTCGGACGTGAAGGTGGTGCCCACGCCCCAGGGCCCGGAGCTGGTGGATCTCCACGGCGAGCGGCTCCACCTGTACCTGCCGCTGGACGACTTCTCGTCCTATCCGCCGTTCGCGGCGTTGGCGCATCCCCAGGTGCTGCATGCCCCGCTGCGCACGAAGGGGAGTCACCTGCCTCGGCTGAGCGTAGGCGGCGCGGTGTACCAACGTGAGCGCTGGGAGCTGTCGTCGGCGCGACTGGCGAAGGCCTCGGGGTTCGACCTGTTCCTCGCCGCGCAGCGCGAGCGGCAGGAGCGAGGCTGGCCTCGGTTCGTCTTCATGCGCAGCTCGAAGGAGCGCAAGCCCTACCTCATCGACACGTCGAGCCCCTTCGCGCTGGACCTGCTCTCCCACCTGTCTCGCGAGGCCGAGCGCCTGTCCGTGGAGGAGATGTACCCGGCTCCCGAGCAGCTCTGGCTCCGGGATTCTCGAGGCCGCTACACCTGCGAGCTGCGCATGCAGCTCACCCGCTGGACCGCGGCTTCCCCTCAGGCTTTCCAAGGGAAGTCGCTTTGA